The region aaaacacagatccTTGAGAAGCAAGTCTGAAGTTTGATTGAAGGAGCATGTGAcacttggaaagtgcaagaaccAGCTGCCAAGATGCCCGTTGCACTGTCGAGGTAAACACCTGGAGAAAAGGAGGTTTCTTTCATGAAATACACAAAAGTTATTTCATAACACATTTATGAAATATTGATAGCTGTTTATTGATAACACATGAGCTGCATTTACAATCTCAAGAAAGCAGGAAAGATAGAATGCTTATGCTCCATGGTTTGCCTGATTCAGCAAAGGGTatctcctagaacaggggtgctcacacttttttggctcgagagctactttgaaacccagcaaggcccggagatctaccagagttttttttacaatgttcgcgccatcataacatataacatttatgtgtacaatgtatgttggtgtaccttgagccccactgagtataacaggacttactcctgagtagacatgcctaggattaggctgtgaggctgcaatcctagccacacttacctgggagtaagccccattgagtacgatgggccttactcccggcgtttcctcccagaggcacctgaagggggggtcggcactctgcaatctactcattttgcctcgcgatctactggtagatcgtgatccacctattgagcacccctgtcctacagcCATGGCTTGTAGCATCACTACATAGATTCTCAACTACATAAAATCTCACTGGCAATGGCTCTGGGGCTTTCTTACATAGTCCTACTATGCCAGATACTGCCTCTTAATGCATTTCTACCACACTAATTAGTGAGAGAAGAAAAACGTGTTAGGCAAAAATACCATCAAACTGGCTCCCTCAGTTGTATCATCATCTACAGAATGGCTTCTAAATTACTTTGCTTGAATATCATAGGTCATGATGTGAAAATTCAGTGACATATGCCACTTATTCTCAAATATCCAAttacttttgattttttttaaatttgaattgTTTTCTGAGATTATCATCAAGATATTTTCTTTCTGATTAGCCTGCTGAGGGCACCCCGCACCTCCTTGTTCCGCAAGCTGTAGATGATGGGGTTTAACATGGGAGTGAACACAATGTAAGAGAGGGATAGTAAGTGTTTGTTCCCTGTGGAAGAGAATGTCTTGACTCGAATGTGAGTCAAACTGACTGAGCTGTAAAACAGAGTCACTACGATGATGTGTGAAGaacaagtggagaaggctttccgTCTTCCTTCCACTGAAGTCATTCTCAGGATTGTGTGAACAATATGGATGTAGGAGATCAGGATCAGTAAGAAGGGACATAATACAGCTAAAAATGTTATTATGAGGGAAAATAGTTTAAATCTGTAGGTGTCTGCACAGGCCAAGGGTAGAATTGGTGGaacatcacagaagaaatggaaCAGGGTGTTGGACCTGCAGAATGGAAAGCCGAGAACCCATGCACTATGTATAATCCCAACACAGACACCTAAAGTCCATCCTACTATCACAAGTAGCACACATACATTTCGGTTCATTACAACTGTGTATCTTAAAGGATTGCATATGGCCACAAAGCGGTCATATGCCATGACGGTCAATATGTAGCACTCCATGGTCCCAAAGAAGAAGACAAAATATATCTGTGCCCTGCATCCCAAGAAGGAAATAGTCTTTTTCTCTGAAAGAAGGTTCACAAGCATCATAGGGACAATATTTGAGACAAAGCCAActtctgcaaatgacagattTTGGAGGAAAAAGTACATAGGGGAGTGGAGGGTTGGGTCAATGATGACTAGGAAGATAATGAGAAAGTTTCCCATCACCGTAAGCAAGTAGACAATCAGAAAGACAATGAAGAGGAGAACCTGGAACTGTCCTAGGTTGGAAAAACCCAAAAGTATGAACTCATTGAATGTAGTCTGATTGTGCCAGGTCATTCTTGTGGTTTATGACTGAAAACTAAAACCACAGTTTTGGAAACAGATTTCTTACCAATATCAGTTATTCCACATGCAATTTGGAAGgaaaattcatttttcatttttgttgtcCTTCCTTGCTGTATTCATAAAAAATTCCCAAATTCTATTGCACTGCTGACtctaagcaaataaaaacatgtatTTCCCTTTGTTTGTCACAACTTGTGATCATTGTCCAACATTTCTTTATAAGTGTCTTATCACATAATCAGTTTGGAAAATAAGACCGTCAAATAtgttcaaaacagaaaaaaaataggtGTGGAAAAATTATTCTGGTGAAATATCTTTTGGAAGTCTCTGATTGTAATCTGCAAAGCAAGAAACAAAGTGGTTTTCAATGATTTACTGTAGAACTTCAGTCTCTTTTATTCAATATTTGCCCATGTTGATGTAGATTGAGGCTACAACCTGGTTTAGATTTCCCGATACCAGGATTCTCATTACTACAACACAAATTAATAACCATCTAGTCAGAACCATTTCCACATACAAGAGTTGAGTAGATTTTCCCCTTCATTCCACTGCTATTCTGCAGTTCCATCAGATCCTGAATTTTTTTGCATCATCCAAATCCACggcactttccaagtcagtaGCCCCAGTCTTGTATGTTTGCTCAAGTCTTTGACACGCATGGCGTAAGTCCACATGAATCAGCAAAAAACATCAGTGAAaacgtgtttttgtgactctATCTCAAGTCACTTGAGTTCTCATCCTTGCCATTCCCATTCTGCAGTTTTACCAGATCCTTCATTCTACTTCCTAAACTTCTTTATTGTATGTGGATACTTTCTAAAATGAATTCCCAAACTGGAGCATATGCAGTTTGCCATAGCTTTCCGTTTCTTTAGATCAATCTTATATGATTTGTCCCTCATTTCACTGAGTAGTGTTCTGATATGCACCAGCACTCAAGTATATTGGTAAAACCATGAAAATAGGACTCTTGAGCTGCCAATAGAACAAAAGGGCAGAAAAGTCAACCACATAAAGATTAATGCATGTTCCAAAGTACTTACCTGGCTCTATGGGCGGTAACACCATCATGATACCTTTGGAATATGGTCTGCAACAGTCTATATGTAACCTTTTTCTCCCACAGGACAATGCTAACCCTGATGTTTTaatagtagtggtggtggtgagaagCAAATTAGTATGAGTATAACTAGAAAACACATCAGAGGGAGAGAATAACAGTACAATCCCTGATCAACAGAGATCACTTATCTCTTTATTAGTTATGTCCTTGGGGATCCCTTTGCTTCTCTTTCTATGGGGCCATATTCATGTTTGCCATGTGTTCCCAGgagtagtaaaaaaaaacaaaaaactggaatCTTTAGTGTATAACAATTCTTCTTTCCAATGGGACAATAAGAAAGTGTTAATCTCTGTCCTGTGTTCCATTATAGTAATGATACTATGTATTGCATTCAAAGGAAGTGAATTCTGACTAAGCCCCATGGATGTTGATGGGGGTAAGGTAGTCAGAGCAAACTTGTTTCTtggatttcagtggtgcttactcatagcccaatcctgagcttcctggcacctgagagAGCAACAgcgccaaagcggctactgctgtatctatTGGGCACCAGGAAGTAGCAAAATTTTGTCAGCGCAAACTTAAGAGATGACATGTTGGGCCgggtcctcccccctccccctcctcaccctcccctgccctcattccaccctcccctgaccCCCCCCAGCCTCACCACCACCTGGTGACTTCCCTTATTCCTGGTGGTGATACATCCTTTTCTGGACAGTGCTGGGTCCAGTATCTGAGTGACACTGGTCTGGCTCCAGAGCTCCTTCCTCaccgggtgccataaatgtgctttaggaTTTAGGAAGAATCATTAGGATTAGACCCCAGGATCCATTTTCTTTGGATCAAACCCTCTGTGTAGGGTTTTTGCACcacaggaaacaaatgtttccttgcccagaGATCTTtgggactgctcccccccccatgcagctgaACCATTTTGGCACAGGtgccttggtggggggggggagtgtaaatTCACAGGCTCCTACAACCTATAACCAGCCTAGGGCATACAGTTACATATAGGCTCCTAGGAGGGGACAGGATGGCCTTGACAGGCAATACTGGCCCTAATCTCAGGGGCCCAGTAAAAGCTGTGCAACTTAATCCAAAACAGTAGAGTGCCCAAGTAGCAGGACTGAATTTAGAATGGCAACAGTTCCAAATGCTTAGAAAAAATACAAGCTTATAGCTTAAGTATATTTATTAAGAATCAAACAGTTATGGTTACATCCCTTTAAGACCAATAGAGATTTAACAGAtacacatttaaaacaataaagctatacTCCTAACAAAGCCTATCACTTACAAGGTGGCTAGTTCTAACAGTATTGCTAGTTCACCTGTCCAAAGTGACAAGAAGATGTTCTGATCTTCTGCTGATGATGTGCTATCTGCTTGCCCAACTAGGTAtccaaacaggaagcaggctgGAAAAATTCCTGACTGAGTGATGTAGTGTCCTGAGGTCACCAAAAAGGTCAAACCACTTAGCCCAAGTGATGGGTCATCAGCTGAATGGAATCTTTCTGATTGCAATGTCCTTGCACCTTCAGCTGGATGGAACCTTCTTCCTTTACACTAAATGAAGCTAGATGGAACCATCAGCTAGATAAAACCTTGTTTATCCCTTCAGCTAGATGGAATCTACAGTGTCCTTGCACTTTGCTTGACCTCCGCCCACCTTCTGGCACTTAGCAACTTCAGCTTTTTCTTCTCAAAATTGAGACCACTCCACAAAATGGAGTCCAACCATGGCCTAGTCTTCTTTGGTTCTCTACAGggagcatgggattgggctgttagcctgtaGGATTTtctctgattttgtttttaaagtgagtAGATGGCAGTTGGATGGGGCCTGGATCAAACTTAGTGTAGCCTTTTGTCTGATCCATAGTAATTGGAATCCATCTACTCTGGTTATTCAGTTATAGACAGggttttttttctaatagaacgcaccggaatggcgttccggcaccttttttatgcagtcccccgaGGGgatggctgggggtggggagggagggggctgtgaAGGCAGCAATGGGGTTCTCTCTGCAAGGGGAAGGGGGCGCAGAGGGGTGCAGGGCCGGCAGAACCCGGGGAGGCAAAGTTTGAGTGGCGTCCTCCGTGAGGCTCACCTTGAAACCTGCGCCCAGGGGGACCTCtctgtctctgctgctgctgctgctgggcgggggggggggtcgcatcaaggggagcacagcttttTCAAAGCGGCACAGTCTGTGGCTGTGTGTTGTGGAACCACATCATAACATTATGAGTCAT is a window of Tiliqua scincoides isolate rTilSci1 chromosome 5, rTilSci1.hap2, whole genome shotgun sequence DNA encoding:
- the LOC136652598 gene encoding olfactory receptor 10A7-like: MTWHNQTTFNEFILLGFSNLGQFQVLLFIVFLIVYLLTVMGNFLIIFLVIIDPTLHSPMYFFLQNLSFAEVGFVSNIVPMMLVNLLSEKKTISFLGCRAQIYFVFFFGTMECYILTVMAYDRFVAICNPLRYTVVMNRNVCVLLVIVGWTLGVCVGIIHSAWVLGFPFCRSNTLFHFFCDVPPILPLACADTYRFKLFSLIITFLAVLCPFLLILISYIHIVHTILRMTSVEGRRKAFSTCSSHIIVVTLFYSSVSLTHIRVKTFSSTGNKHLLSLSYIVFTPMLNPIIYSLRNKEVRGALSRLIRKKIS